A part of Desulfovibrio sp. Huiquan2017 genomic DNA contains:
- a CDS encoding LysE family translocator: MNLDTYLVFLAATVVVLLIPGPTVMMVVGSSLSQGRRAAVPLVLGVGLGNAVAAGASLAGLGVLLATSAELFSIFKWAGAAYLVYLGVKAWQADPNAGTEPDCVRPASRRTHLLNACLVTATNPKAIVFLCAFLPQFISPDRPQLPQLLILEITVQILTMVVTLFYALLAVKARHIVADPRSMKRLNRVGGTALIGAGILTAALKRA; the protein is encoded by the coding sequence ATGAATTTGGATACCTATCTGGTCTTTCTGGCCGCCACCGTGGTGGTATTGCTCATCCCCGGCCCCACCGTGATGATGGTCGTGGGCAGTTCGCTATCCCAGGGACGGCGCGCCGCCGTGCCCCTGGTCTTGGGCGTGGGACTCGGCAATGCCGTGGCCGCCGGGGCCTCCCTGGCCGGACTGGGCGTACTCCTGGCAACCTCCGCCGAACTGTTCTCGATCTTCAAGTGGGCGGGCGCCGCCTATCTCGTCTACCTGGGCGTCAAAGCCTGGCAGGCAGACCCCAACGCGGGAACCGAGCCGGATTGCGTGCGCCCGGCCAGCCGGCGGACCCATCTGCTCAACGCCTGCCTGGTCACCGCCACCAATCCCAAGGCCATCGTCTTCCTCTGCGCCTTCCTGCCCCAGTTCATCTCCCCGGACCGCCCCCAACTGCCCCAACTGCTCATCCTTGAGATCACCGTCCAGATCCTGACCATGGTCGTGACCCTGTTCTACGCCCTGCTCGCGGTCAAGGCCCGCCACATCGTGGCCGATCCCCGATCCATGAAACGCCTGAACCGGGTCGGCGGCACCGCACTCATCGGCGCGGGGATACTGACGGCGGCGCTGAAAAGGGCCTAG
- a CDS encoding AI-2E family transporter produces MFESGKPYTLDSVVRMVLGAGIFIGAIWLLGYLSGVLVPFVAALLVAYLLNPMTCFIEKRVGSRGVAVLLTILLLLAATAGVLLLLVPMMVNEFAHMGQVLSRLVSNTEFADKVAAHLPPDIWAWVRETAQSSEVRDLFTAQGALNAAKAVLGNVVPGIRGVAVGAINAAAGLFGVFVILLYVIFLLADFGRIKAGWQDYLPAPYRESVTGFLDEFEKTMGLYFRGQIIVCLIVGVLMAIGFVLIGLPLGLVMGLLIGILNIAPYLGVAGAVPVLFLAGLSSLEAGESVWMGIGLAVLVMGVVQVIQDAVLVPKIQGESLGLSPWLILLSLSIWGKLLGFLGLLIALPMTCLCLSYYRRLLARRAGAPAPDPVSEAD; encoded by the coding sequence ATGTTCGAGAGCGGCAAGCCGTACACGTTGGATTCCGTGGTGCGGATGGTTTTGGGAGCCGGGATTTTCATCGGCGCGATCTGGCTGCTGGGCTATCTGTCGGGCGTGCTGGTGCCGTTCGTGGCGGCTCTGCTGGTGGCCTATCTGCTCAATCCGATGACCTGCTTCATCGAGAAGCGGGTGGGCAGCCGCGGCGTGGCGGTCCTGCTGACCATATTGCTGCTGCTGGCGGCGACGGCCGGGGTCCTGCTGCTGCTGGTGCCCATGATGGTCAACGAGTTTGCGCACATGGGCCAGGTCCTTTCCAGGCTGGTCTCCAATACGGAGTTCGCGGACAAGGTTGCGGCGCATCTGCCGCCGGATATCTGGGCCTGGGTGCGCGAGACCGCGCAGTCGTCCGAGGTTCGGGACCTGTTCACGGCCCAGGGTGCGCTGAACGCGGCGAAGGCGGTGCTCGGGAATGTGGTCCCCGGCATCCGGGGCGTGGCCGTGGGCGCGATCAATGCGGCGGCCGGGTTGTTCGGGGTGTTCGTCATCCTGCTCTACGTCATTTTTCTGCTGGCCGATTTCGGGCGCATCAAGGCCGGGTGGCAGGATTACCTGCCCGCGCCGTACCGTGAGAGCGTGACCGGATTTCTGGACGAGTTCGAAAAGACCATGGGGCTGTATTTTCGGGGACAGATCATCGTCTGCCTCATCGTCGGCGTGCTCATGGCCATCGGCTTCGTGCTCATCGGCCTGCCGTTGGGGCTGGTCATGGGGCTGCTCATCGGCATTTTGAACATCGCGCCCTACCTGGGCGTGGCCGGGGCGGTGCCGGTCCTGTTCTTGGCCGGGTTGAGTTCGCTGGAGGCGGGTGAGTCCGTGTGGATGGGCATCGGCCTGGCCGTGCTGGTCATGGGCGTGGTCCAGGTCATCCAGGACGCGGTTCTGGTGCCGAAGATCCAGGGCGAGAGCCTGGGGCTGTCCCCGTGGCTCATTCTGCTGTCCCTGTCGATCTGGGGCAAGTTGCTCGGTTTTCTTGGCCTGCTCATAGCCCTGCCCATGACCTGCCTGTGTCTGTCCTATTACCGTCGTCTTCTGGCCCGGCGGGCGGGCGCTCCCGCGCCGGACCCGGTGTCGGAAGCGGACTGA
- the serB gene encoding phosphoserine phosphatase SerB, which produces MEKIILVHVTGGDRPGLTAELSGVLAGYDVDVLDIGQVVIHNFLTLGILIRLPANSQPVLKDLLFKAHELGVTMRLHPLDEGQYASWVGEAHRPRYIITLLARSVSSAQIAAITKVVSEAGLNIDTIYRLSGRVPLDCNDYECSRGCVEFTVRGTPNDVAGLRAKFLEISSELMVDIGFQEDNIFRRNRRLVAFDMDSTLIQAEVIDELAKEAGVGDKVAAITESAMRGELDFKQSLRKRLSLLEGLDESVLKRVADRLPMSEGAEKLISNLKNVGYKIAILSGGFTYFGDILRKRYGIDYVYANELEIKDGKLTGKAVGDIVDAQKKAELLQSIASQEGISLQQVIAVGDGANDLPMLNLAGLGIAFHAKPKVKQGARQAISTLGLDAILFLLGMRARDVV; this is translated from the coding sequence ATGGAAAAGATCATATTGGTGCACGTGACGGGCGGCGACCGGCCCGGATTGACGGCGGAATTGTCCGGTGTGCTGGCGGGATACGACGTGGACGTGCTCGACATCGGGCAAGTGGTCATCCACAACTTTCTGACGCTCGGCATCCTCATCCGGCTGCCCGCCAATTCCCAACCGGTGCTCAAGGACCTGCTCTTCAAGGCCCACGAACTCGGCGTGACCATGCGCCTGCATCCCCTGGACGAAGGGCAGTACGCCTCCTGGGTGGGCGAGGCGCACCGGCCGCGCTACATCATCACCCTGCTGGCCCGCTCGGTCTCGTCCGCGCAGATCGCGGCCATCACCAAGGTGGTTTCCGAGGCCGGGCTGAACATCGACACCATCTACCGGCTGTCCGGTCGCGTGCCGCTCGACTGCAACGACTACGAATGTTCGCGCGGCTGCGTGGAGTTCACCGTGCGCGGCACCCCCAACGACGTGGCCGGACTGCGTGCCAAGTTCCTGGAGATATCCTCGGAGCTGATGGTGGACATCGGTTTCCAGGAAGACAACATCTTCCGCCGCAACCGGCGCCTGGTGGCCTTTGACATGGACTCCACCCTGATCCAGGCCGAAGTCATCGACGAACTGGCCAAGGAAGCGGGCGTGGGCGACAAGGTGGCCGCCATCACCGAATCCGCCATGCGCGGCGAGCTCGATTTCAAGCAGTCCCTGCGCAAACGCCTCTCCCTGCTCGAAGGGTTGGACGAATCCGTGCTCAAGCGGGTCGCCGACCGGCTGCCCATGTCCGAAGGCGCGGAGAAACTCATCTCCAACCTCAAGAACGTGGGCTACAAAATCGCCATCCTGTCCGGCGGGTTCACCTATTTCGGCGACATCCTGCGCAAGCGGTACGGCATCGACTACGTCTACGCCAACGAACTCGAAATCAAGGACGGCAAGCTCACCGGAAAGGCTGTGGGAGACATCGTGGACGCCCAGAAAAAGGCCGAGTTGCTCCAGTCCATCGCCAGCCAGGAAGGTATTTCCCTGCAACAGGTCATTGCCGTGGGCGATGGCGCCAACGACCTGCCCATGCTCAACCTCGCGGGCCTGGGCATCGCCTTCCACGCCAAGCCCAAGGTCAAGCAGGGCGCGCGGCAGGCCATCTCCACGCTGGGGCTCGACGCCATCCTCTTCCTCCTCGGCATGCGCGCCCGCGACGTGGTGTAG
- a CDS encoding polymer-forming cytoskeletal protein, which yields MGLFSSKKTKENSELNAFLGVGTEYKGKLDFVGTVRIDGRFEGEITTEGVLILGRKASIVGVVRVGQLNSCGEILGDVHVKEKAVFEKTSVLKGSLDTPVLVVEKGALVEGTICMTMGAAVETKPKVVSANFGGGAVKPVARELEVAKTGSDNNGA from the coding sequence ATGGGGCTCTTTTCCAGCAAGAAGACCAAGGAAAATTCCGAACTGAACGCATTTCTGGGCGTGGGTACCGAATATAAGGGCAAGCTTGATTTTGTCGGCACGGTGCGCATAGACGGCCGGTTCGAAGGCGAGATCACCACCGAGGGCGTGCTCATCCTCGGCCGCAAGGCCTCCATCGTGGGTGTTGTGCGCGTGGGGCAGCTCAATTCCTGCGGCGAAATCCTCGGCGACGTGCACGTCAAGGAAAAGGCCGTGTTCGAAAAGACCAGCGTACTCAAGGGAAGCCTTGACACACCGGTGCTTGTTGTGGAAAAGGGCGCCTTGGTCGAAGGGACCATCTGCATGACCATGGGAGCGGCCGTTGAGACCAAGCCCAAGGTCGTGTCCGCGAATTTCGGCGGCGGCGCGGTCAAGCCCGTCGCCAGGGAACTTGAGGTCGCCAAGACCGGCTCCGACAATAACGGGGCATAA
- a CDS encoding GNAT family acetyltransferase, whose product MTNDIYISTYDDARHRDRVSALWCEVFGYPAAYNDPAYVIDRKIAVDDLFWVAEAGGADASVLGSVMAGYDGHRGWIYSLAVAPAERGRGLGSRLLDHALSALKGIGCVKVNLQVLESNEAVRRFYEANGFHVEPRVSMGRILE is encoded by the coding sequence GTGACGAATGACATCTATATATCAACCTATGACGACGCCCGTCACCGCGACAGGGTCTCGGCCCTGTGGTGCGAGGTTTTCGGCTATCCGGCCGCCTACAACGATCCGGCCTATGTCATTGACCGAAAGATCGCAGTGGATGACCTGTTCTGGGTGGCTGAAGCGGGCGGGGCGGACGCCTCCGTGCTGGGCTCGGTCATGGCCGGGTACGATGGGCACAGGGGGTGGATCTACTCCCTGGCCGTGGCTCCGGCCGAGCGCGGGCGCGGCCTGGGCTCCCGTCTTCTGGACCATGCGCTCTCTGCTCTCAAGGGGATCGGCTGCGTCAAGGTCAATCTTCAGGTCCTGGAATCCAACGAAGCGGTCCGCCGCTTCTATGAAGCCAACGGCTTTCATGTGGAACCCCGGGTGAGCATGGGGCGTATTTTGGAGTAA
- a CDS encoding D-lyxose/D-mannose family sugar isomerase produces MKRSQINALIQDAKTFFDSFRFALPPWGFWSPEQWKGKGGSEVVRNQLGWDLTDYGAGDFASRGLILFTIRNGNLATGHPKKYAEKIMIVRENQVCPMHFHWSKTEDIINRGGGNLVIELYGSTPGEALAKEPLAVSVDGFTRIVQPGGTVVLSPGESIFLEQGMYHRFYGEPGKGKVLVGEVSSVNDDNTDNRFLDPQARFPEIEEDEAPLHLLCTDYPDYV; encoded by the coding sequence ATGAAACGCAGTCAGATCAACGCCCTCATCCAAGACGCCAAGACTTTTTTCGATTCCTTCCGATTCGCCCTTCCGCCGTGGGGCTTCTGGTCTCCGGAACAATGGAAAGGCAAGGGCGGCAGCGAAGTGGTCCGCAACCAGCTCGGTTGGGACCTGACCGACTACGGGGCCGGTGATTTCGCCAGCCGGGGGCTGATCCTGTTCACCATCCGCAACGGCAACCTGGCCACAGGCCACCCCAAGAAGTACGCGGAAAAGATCATGATCGTCCGTGAGAATCAGGTCTGCCCCATGCACTTCCACTGGTCCAAGACCGAGGACATCATCAACCGGGGCGGCGGCAACCTGGTCATCGAACTCTATGGTTCCACGCCCGGCGAGGCGCTGGCCAAGGAGCCCCTGGCCGTGTCCGTGGACGGCTTCACGCGCATCGTCCAACCCGGCGGCACAGTGGTCCTGAGTCCCGGCGAATCCATTTTTCTCGAACAGGGCATGTACCACCGCTTCTACGGCGAACCCGGCAAGGGCAAGGTCCTGGTCGGCGAAGTCTCGTCCGTGAACGACGACAACACCGACAACCGCTTTCTCGATCCCCAGGCCCGGTTCCCCGAGATCGAGGAGGACGAGGCCCCGCTTCATCTCCTGTGCACGGACTATCCCGATTACGTGTAG
- a CDS encoding ABC transporter substrate-binding protein gives MKKILHASLLACLLVMLSFSSALAQRTITDQLGRTVTIPDSVSRVVVLQHQTLDIMIQLGTQDKVVGVLEKWDKYLPGAAKTMPDIGSMPTPGGLDTVNMEALLALNPDLVFVTHYAPKDMIQQISDAGIPVVAVSLFDAAGDEAAKLNPDLADAQTAYDKGLRDGVLLIGEICNKQERAARLMQVVDANQAVLKSHLGDIPEAKRVKCYMARNNLHTYGAGKYTSVIMERAGGVNVVAKEITGFKEVTMEDVLRWNPEVVFIQWRHRSAAEELRNNPAWQQVSAIKNGRLYICPEYVKPWGHALPESMALGELWMAKTLYPEKFKDVDLNAMVQSYYNEFYGIPFK, from the coding sequence ATGAAAAAAATTCTGCATGCGTCCCTGCTCGCCTGTCTTCTCGTGATGTTGTCGTTCTCTTCGGCCCTTGCCCAACGCACAATCACGGATCAGCTCGGCCGGACCGTAACCATCCCGGACTCGGTTTCGCGGGTGGTGGTCCTCCAGCATCAGACGCTCGACATCATGATCCAGCTCGGCACCCAGGACAAAGTCGTGGGCGTGCTCGAAAAATGGGATAAATATCTGCCCGGCGCGGCCAAGACCATGCCCGACATCGGCTCCATGCCCACCCCCGGCGGACTCGATACCGTGAACATGGAGGCGCTACTGGCCCTCAACCCCGACTTGGTCTTCGTTACCCACTACGCGCCCAAGGACATGATCCAGCAGATCAGCGACGCGGGCATCCCGGTGGTGGCCGTGTCCCTGTTCGATGCGGCCGGCGACGAGGCCGCCAAGCTCAATCCCGACCTGGCCGACGCCCAAACCGCCTACGACAAGGGGTTGCGCGACGGCGTGCTGCTCATCGGCGAGATCTGCAACAAGCAGGAACGCGCCGCCCGGCTCATGCAGGTCGTCGATGCCAACCAGGCCGTTCTCAAGTCGCACCTGGGCGACATTCCCGAGGCCAAGCGGGTCAAATGCTACATGGCCCGCAACAACCTGCATACCTATGGCGCGGGCAAGTACACCAGCGTGATCATGGAGCGCGCAGGCGGCGTCAACGTGGTCGCCAAGGAAATCACCGGCTTCAAGGAAGTGACCATGGAGGACGTCCTGCGCTGGAACCCCGAGGTCGTCTTCATCCAATGGCGGCACCGCTCCGCCGCCGAGGAGCTGCGCAACAATCCAGCCTGGCAGCAGGTTTCGGCCATCAAAAACGGACGCCTGTACATCTGCCCGGAATACGTCAAGCCGTGGGGCCATGCCCTGCCCGAATCCATGGCCCTGGGCGAGCTGTGGATGGCCAAGACGCTCTACCCCGAGAAGTTCAAGGATGTTGACCTGAACGCCATGGTCCAGTCCTACTACAATGAATTCTATGGCATTCCCTTCAAATAG